Part of the Carnobacterium pleistocenium FTR1 genome is shown below.
ACCACATATTTGATAGTAGTGGGCATGCAGAAATGTTGGCGATACGTAAAGCTCAAGCAAAACTTAAGACGCTTGATTTATCGGATTACACCATGTACGCCAGTGGTGAACCTTGTCCGATGTGCTTGTCTGTTATGTACTTATCTGGAATAAAACAAGGCTACTATTGTGAATCAGTTGATGTAGCAGCAGAAATTGGATTAGGTGATTCTAAAGTTATTTACGAAGATTTGAAAAAAGATAAAGCCGCACGTAAACTTTATTTAAAGCAAATGCCTTTAGAGCAAGGTCAAGAAAGT
Proteins encoded:
- a CDS encoding nucleoside deaminase → MDQFMQRAVKLAIENVRDGGTPFGAVLVKNKEIISEGVNELHHIFDSSGHAEMLAIRKAQAKLKTLDLSDYTMYASGEPCPMCLSVMYLSGIKQGYYCESVDVAAEIGLGDSKVIYEDLKKDKAARKLYLKQMPLEQGQESPMEIWTEKKSSE